A segment of the Desulfofundulus kuznetsovii DSM 6115 genome:
TGTTACCAGGTGATGTAGCAGGTCCGGTAACTACAGGTTTACTTTTGTTGATGCCGGGGCTTCAAGCCAATTTTTGCTCCGCAAAAAAGCCTGCGGTATGGCAGGCTCAAAAGATTTTGGAGCGACTATATCATTAGACAAACTTACTCTCGAATAATTCCATGGCTGCGGCCAATGACCACTTCCTTACCGTGCTGGTTGCGGCGTACCGTTTCCATGGACACCCTTGTATAACCCTGGTTCAAAAAACTTAACAATTCCTGATACACTGTACCATTCATTGTTAAGCGGCCTCCCCATGACCAGGCTTTCGCTCCTTTCCGGATTGGATTTGCCCGCCCCTGGGAGCGGGCATAGCGACAGGGAGACCTCGGCCCCGGGAGTCCCACCCGAACGGGAGAACTGCGCGAAACAGGCACCTCCGGCTTGCACCTTCATCAATGTTGACTATTTCGCGGCCCCAGCACTCAAGTTTCTTGAGTGCCGAACGCCCCCCGCAACCTGTTAGGTACGGCCTACCGGTTTGTCCGATACCGGCTAAACGGGGTCACCTACTTGATAAAACGAGCTGCATCAACTCGTGCCAGACGGAATAAAACGATTCCTGCTTAAAACGGGTCAACCCGTTGTGAATGGGAATCTTTCCTTCCAGCCGCTTGAAGAGTCGCTTCACCTTTCGGGTCATCCCTCTTCCTTCCCCAGGTAAGGAATCAACCTTCTGGTTCAGCTTCTCTTTGATGACTCGAATCTTTTGCTTCAACTCGCTGGTAATGCACTCTCTGAAGCCTATCGCACGCCGGGCAATAACCAGTGCAGCGGCGTGGTGGACAATTACCCCGTACCGCTCCATGTACTTGTAATAGCCGATGGTGGACGTGTGCGCCGGCCAGACCGGTTCTACTCCAATACCTTCCTTGAATGCCCTCCTCATGACGGCCTCGATTATCTTCTTGAACGGGAAGTTGGCCGCTATGCGGTTGAATTTCCTGTCCGTATCCAGCCGGTCTTTCCCAAAGTCCAGGTCTTCCAAGGCAATGGGCTTACCTAAAAATTTGGCAATGTCCACCACTACCTTGGCCAGTACGCCAATTAAGTATGTGCGCCGGTACCCCCGGCTGTAAGCAAGTTCCGGTATCTTGATGTACAGAAAACCGTTCGGTTGTACTGTCACCTGGAATTCCCCGGCAAATTTGTGCAGGGCCTTCGGATGTGGTACAGTAAATCCTTCCGGCCAGGGTTCCGGTTGGCCGAAATAATTGACGTTGGCTAAAGCCACCCCGTCCGGGTTGGTGTCCATCCCCAGATAGCCCCGGCTGGGACTGGTCACCGGTTCAGGTGCTGTTATGGCAAAGGAAATATGTACCCTGTACCGGCCGTCCCTGCCCCTGATCAGTTCCACAGTGTAGGGTGTGCCCAAAAGAAGCAACTCCCACACCTTCAACCGGTGCTTCTCCGGCAGCCAGAGCTTTCCCTCCACCCGAGGAGCCCTCGTCATTACCGGTCTTCCTCTGCTGTCCGTGCCTGTCTGCTCGGACAGGTGGGAGATGGTCACGGACAAAGCAAATTCTCCGCTGCGGTAGCTTATCTTAATGTTCGGATTGCCGCCCTTGGTTTCGTCTCCCCGGGCGTACAGCCGATCCTGCCGGGCATTTCGCCATTCTTCTTTTGTGGCTCTGCCCCTGCAGACCCGCTTCCACAGAGAACGGCCGCCAAAAACTACCGTGGGTATGGTGCCGTTATTTTGATGGGTTTTCAGTTCATCCAGCTTCGTCTTCAGTCTTTTGACCCGCGCTTTGCGGCCGTGTACGGCGCGTTCGGCTTTCTCGATTTTTACCGGGTCGTTTGCTTCAACCGCTTTACCCAGGTCTTTTTCCGCCCAGCCGAGTTTCTTCCTGGCACGGGCCAGCTTTGTTTCCGTTTCCTCGATTTCCAGCGCCAGCAGTCCCCTCTGTGATTCAATAATGGCCTTTGCTTTCAATACGGCATCGTCACAAAAACGGGAGTTTATGCCAAATAGCTTCTGGCCTTCTCTTTTGAGCTCTTCACGGGAACGGCCTTCCTGCAGCCGGTTGAACGCCCAACGCTGGCATGAACAAAAAAGGCGCATCTCGGTGGCCAGGGGGTCTTCGCCACCTCGACCCCAACGCAGGCTGCGCCGGGCAGGAAAACTTTCCGGAAACCACTCGCCGCATACGGTGTATTTTATACTTTCATCCGGGTTAATTGTTGCCTTCTTTTTTGGCTTTTTCATCCCGCTCCACTCCCACTATCAGCTCCCGAAACCCCTGCCTAACCCTCCTGCCGCCCCTGGCGCCGTACAAACGGGCCGAAAAGGTCGTGACTATGGCCAAAAGGTCCCGGACCAGCTCGGAATTGACGTCCTCCGGCTCTTTTTCCGCGATGGCGATTATTTCTACGCCGCAGTACCTTAAATGCCGCTCGATATACTCATAACCAAACCGGGCCAGCCGGTCGGGATATTCGATGATGAGCTTCTTATACTCGCCCTGCTCGGCCAGCTTGAGCACGTTCGCTAAACCGCGGCGCTTCTGGTTCAGGCCGCTGGCCACGTCTGTGAACTCCGCCCTGATGGTAAAACCGTTTTCCCGGGCGTACTGCCGCAGCCGTTCGATCTGCCGGTCCAGGTTGCCCGCGTCGGCCTGCTTTTTTGTGGATACCCGGGCGTAAAGCACGACTGCTTCCTGCCCGTCATTCAACTGACCGGACTGCAGGAGCCTGTTGAGTTCGTCCATAGAGTACCGGCGCTGGCCTCCAGGCAAACGAACGGGACAAGATTTTGCCGCGTTTTTCCCAGTTGCGCAGGCTGTTGGGATGAACGCCTAATTTTTTTGCCGCTTTGCTGATGGTTAATAGTTCCATAACTTCATGGTAACTATTTTGTTATGTTTTGTCAATATTTGTTGGCCTGTTGGCAACTGCTACAAACCTCCTTCCCTTAACGAACAGCAGGAAAGGTCAAACGAAATCAAAGAAACCCATAACTGTACCAAAGGGCCTGCCGGCAGGGGCAGGCCCTTATAGCTATTCCGGGGTTAGCCGTCCTTTGCCGCCAGGGCCCGGAAAAGCAACCGGTAAACCTCCGGCGCCAGGGCCACCAGGCTGTAAGGGCGGTGGGACATCACCCAGCAGGTGGCCACCTCGTCCATGGTTCCGAAAATCATCTGCCGGGCCAGGCGCACGTCCAGGTCGGCCCGGAACTCCCCGGTTTCGATGCCACGGGAGACAACCCCCTCGATGAGCCGGGAATAAGCCCTCAGGGGTTCGGTTATGCCCTGGCGAATGGTGGGGTCCGACTGCCGCAGTTGTATTTGCATTACCGTGGCCAGGTGGCGGTCCGCCTCCAGCCTGGTGAAATGCAGCTCGATCAGGCGGGCCAGCTGCTCCGCGGCCCCGGCACAGGCTTGCAGTTCCCGCTTTACCGCCGCAATAAACTCGCCCATCTTCACCTTGAACAGGGAAATGAGCACATCTTCCTTGTTGCGGAAGTAAAGGTAGATGGTGCCGTCGGCCACCCCCGCCTCCCGGGCGATTTTGGAAACCTGGGCGTTATGGTAGCCGTTTTCGGCAATTACCTTTACCGCCGCTTCAATAATAGCCCTGTACTTGTCGCCGCTTCTCCTGGCCACGTGTAAACTCCTTTCCCGTACTGGGGAATATTATACCACATATTTTTCCGCTGTGAGTACCCGGTCGGCAATCTGCCGGCGCAGGCCGATCAGGTCCACCGGCTGGTGTTTGCACATCCGCTTGACAATGGAGAGCTGGGTCTGCCGCATATCCCCTTCAAACAGGAAGCACATGGCCTCCCGGGCCCACTTTTCCAGCAGGGGGTAGGTGTCGTGTACGTAGGCCTGGGCCAGGAGAAGCTTTTTATCCGCCTGACCGTTTCCGTGCGCTTTTAACACCCGCACAATAGCGCTTTCCATGGCGTAGATGACAATAGCCAGGTCAGCCAAAATCCCCATGATTTCTTGCTGCTGGGCCAGCTTATCCATGTATTTTTCCACCGCTTGACCACCAATGAAGAGGAAGAGCTTTTTGGCCATGGCCAGCATTTGCCGCTCGGCAGCCAGGGGCTTGCCGTCGTCTTCGGGCAGGGTGGCCCTCAGGTTTAAAATTTCCCGGGCAAGGGTCCTGGCAGCGCCGAGGAAATTGAGCTGTCCCTTCATGGCCCGGCGGGCGATAGTGGCCGGAATGAGCAACCGGTTGACCTCGTTGGTGCCCTCAAAGATGCGGTTGATGCGCGAGTCGCGGTAGAACCGCTCGGCGGGGTATTCCTGAATATAGCCGTAGCCGCCGTAAATTTGCACCATCTCGTCCACCACGTAGTCCAGCACCTCGGAGGCCAGTACCTTGGCAATGGAGCATTCGATGGCATACTCACTAATAGCCTCTACAGCGGCGGGGCCTTCTTTTTTATCCGCCAGGGCCTCTTCTAGCATACCGGCTATGCGGTAAATGACGCTTTCGACAGCATAGGTCCTGGCGGCCATCATGGCCAGCTTGTGCTGGATGAGGCCGAACCGGGCAATGGGCTGGGCAAACTGTACCCGCTGCAGGGCGTACTTGGCTGCGTGCTCCACGGCCAGCTTGCAGGAGCCCACGCAGGCCGCGCCCAGCTTGAAGCGGCCGATGTTGAGGGCGTTGAAAGCAATGAGGTGCCCCTTGCCAATTTCGCCCAGGACGTTCTCCACCGGTACCTTGGCATCTTCAAAGATGAGGCTGCGGGTGGAGGAACCCTTAATACCCATTTTCTTTTCTTCCTGGCCCAGGGAGAATCCCGGAGTATTCCGCTCGACGATGAAGCCGGTAAACTTATCCCCGTCTACCTTGGCATAGGTAATATACACGTCGGCAATGCCGCCGTTGGTGATGAACATCTTTTCGCCGTTTAAGAGGTAGTGCTTGCCGTCGGGCGAAAGGACGGCCCTGGTGCGGATGGAGAGGGCGTCGGAACCGGCGTTGGGCTCAGTGAGGGCATAGGCGGCAATAGCCTCACCGCTGGCCAGCCGCGGCAGGTATTTTTTCTTTTGCTCTTCGTTGCCGAAAAGAAGGATGGGCATGGTGCCGATGCCCGTGTGGGCGCTGTGGGTAACGGCAAAGGACCCGCCTGCCACCACGTTTTCGGCAATGAGGCACGAGGCTACTTTCCCCAGGTCTGCGCCGCCGTATTCCTCGGGGATGTCTGCGGAGAGCAGGCCCAACTCGCCCGCCTTTTGCATGAGCTCCCGCATGAGCCCTTCGGGCTGGTTCTCCAGTTCCTCGGCTTTAGGGGCCAGCTCGTTGACCGCGAAGTCGGCCACCGTGCTTTGAATCATGCGGTGCTCATCGGTAAAATCCTCGGGGGTAAACACATCCTGGGGGTCAATGTCCTCCAAGAGAAAAGCGCCGCCTTTTTGAAGCATGAGAATAACCTCCTTAGTCTTGAACTTATTTAACATGGGGCTTCACGCTCTCTCAAACACTCCCGCCGCGCCCATGCCCCCGCCGATGCACATGCTCACCACGCCGTAGCGGGCCTGCCGGCGCTGCATCTCGTAGAGCAGGGTGGCGGTCAGCTTGGCCCCGGTGCAGCCCAGGGGATGGCCCAGGGCGATGGCACCGCCGTTGACGTTGATTCTGGCCGGGTCCAGCTCCAGAATCCTGATGCAGGCCAGGGCCTGGGAAGCAAAGGCTTCGTTCAGCTCAAAGAGGTCAATCTGATCTTTGGTCAGCCCGGCCAGTTTAAGCGCCTTGGGAATGGCCACGGTGGGGCCGATGCCCATGATTTCCGGCGGGCAGCCCCCCACGGCGTAGGCCCGGAAAACGGCCAGGGGCTTTAACCCCAGGGACGCCGCTTTGCGCCCGCTCATCAGCACCACGCAGGCCGCCCCGTCGCTGGTCTGGGAGGAATTGCCCGCCGTGACCGTTCCCCCCACCTTGAAAGCGGGCCTTAACCGGGCCAGGGCCTCCATACTGGTGTCGGGGCGGACGCCCTCGTCGGTGTCGAAGACAAAGCTGTTTTCCACCAGTTTGCCGTTCTGCCGGACCCTCTCGGTGACCGTCAGGGGTACGATTTCGTCCTTGAACTTCCCCGCGTTTATGGCGGCGATGGCCTTCCGGTGGCTGGCCAGGGCAAAGGCGTCCTGGTCTTCCCGGCTGATGTTATAGCGTTCGGCCACATTTTCGGCGGTGTAGCCCATGCCCATGTAGACTTCGGGCATCCGTTCCATCAGGTCCGGGTCGGGCATGGTTTTATTGCCGCCCATGGGCACCAGGCTCATGCTCTCCACGCCCCCGGCCACATAAACTTCGGCGAAACCGGCCATGATCCGGGTGGCGGCGATGGCTATGGCTTCCAGGCCGGAGGAGCAGTAGCGGTTCACCGTGGCTCCCGGGACGCTGTCCGGCAGTCCGGCCTTCAGGACTATGTTGCGGGTGACGTTCATCCCCTGCTCGGCCTCGGGAAAGGCGCAACCGAAAATTACGTCGTCTATCTCCGCCGGATCCAGCCCGGGTATCCGGGCCAGGGCTTCTTTCAGCACCGCTTCTGCCATGTCCTCGGGGCGGGTGTTCCTCAATTTTCCCCGGGGGGCCTTTCCTACCGCCGTGCGCACGGCGCTGACAATTACGGCTTCCTGCATTTCCGGGATCCCTCCGTTCTCAGTACAGATTGGCTAAAGGCGGTCGTCTTTCGCATGATTTAATTCCGCAGGGGCTTGTTGGTGGCCAGCATATGGCGGATCCGTTCGATGGTTTTGGGTTCGCCTAAAAGGCTCAGGAAGGCCTCCCTTTCCAGGTCCAAAAGATCCTGCTCGGTGATGGGAGTGCCGGGGGTTACGCCGCCGCCGGTAAGCACGTAGGCAATTTTTTTGGCGATCCTGGCATCATGTTCGGTGATCTGGTTGCCCCAGCGCAGGGTCTCGATGGCCAGCTGCAGGGCGGCGTAGCCGGCGGTGCCCACGGCCGGGATGGTGGCCGGGCGGGGAGGACGGAAACCCCGGCGGGCCATTTCCAGCACCAGGTTCTTGGCATCGCCGATAACCCGGTCCCGGTTGGTGGTGATGCGGTCGGTGGGGCGCAGGTAACCCAGCTTGACGGCCTCCGGGCCGCTGGTGGATACCCTGGCCATGGCAATGGTTTCAAAGGCCCGGTTAATCAGGGGCTGGACCGTGTTAATGCCTCCCACCTTGATCTGGGTTTCGGGAGTCTGCCGTTCCATGGCCCGCAGGACCATTTCCTTGCACCCGCCGCCTGCCGGCAGCAGGCCCACGCCCACCTCCACCAGGCCCATGTAGGTTTCCGCGTGGGCGTTGACCCGGTGGCAGTGCAGGCAGACCTCGCAGCCCCCGCCCACGGCCATGCTGTGGGGCGCGGCCACCACCGGTTTGGAGCAGAACTTCAACTTCATGTTGGCCTGTTGAAACTCCCGGATCATCAGGTCCAGTTCGTCCCATTCCTCGTCTTCCGCTTCCATTAAAATGAGCATCAGGTTGGCACCCACGGAGAAGTGGCGACCGTAATTGCCTATGACCAGGCCCTCGTAATTTTGTTCCACTTCCTTCACGGCATAGTTAATCATTTGAACAATATCGCCGCCGATGGCATTGGCCCTGGAATGAAACTCCAGGCAGAGTACCCCGTCTCCCAGGTCAATTAAACTGGCGCCGGAATTGGACTTGACTACCCGGTTCTGCTCCTTCAGGGGGGCGAGGAAAATGACCCCTTCCGGGATGTGCTCCTGCCTGCTTTCCTTGGTGCGCCAGTCGAAGATGTAACGGATGCCTTCCCTCTTTTCATAGAAAGAGGTCCGGCCCGCTGCCAGCAGTTCCTCCACCACGGGCGGCACGGGTTCCCCTTCGGCTTTCAGCCTTTCCACCATGCGCGGCACGCCGATGGCGTCCCACAGCTCAAAGGGGCCCAGGTCCCAGTTGAAGCCCCATTTCATGGCTTCGTCCACGGACTGGATGTCGCCGGCAATTTCGGGCAGCTTGCTGGCCGCGTACACCAGCACTTCCTTGGTAATGCGCCAGGCAAATTGCGCCCCCTTGTCCTTGTCGAAAAGCAGCGCCTGGAGCTGTTTGTCGGGGCTGCCGGCGGTCCTGGCCGTTTCCAGGGAGGGGAACCGGACCTTTTGCCTGGGGCGGTATTCCAGGGTCTTGTAGTCCAGGGCATAGATCTCGGTTCCGGCAGCGCCCTTCACTTTTTTGTAAAAGCCCTGGCCGGTTTTATCCCCCAGCCAGCCCCTGGCCACCATTTCCTTTAAGAAGTCGGGAACGGTAAAGGTTTCCTTTTCCGCCGGGTCGTCCACGGCCTCATACATGTTCCGGGCCACATGGGCCAGCACGTCCAGCCCGACCATGTCCAGGGTGCGGAAGGAGGCGCTTTTCGGCCGCAGCAGGGCCCGGCCGGTGAGGGCGTCCACCTCCTCCACCGTGAGGCCGGTGTCCAGCATGGCCCGGATGGTGGCGCACATGCCGTAGACGCCTATGCGGTTGGCAATAAAGTTGGGGGTGTCCTTGCAGATTACCACGCCCTTGCCCAGCACCCGTTCACCGAAATCCTTCATGAAGTCCACGATTTCCGGCAGGGTGTCCCGGGCCGGGATGATCTCTAAAAGGCGCATGTAGCGGGGAGGGTTGAAGAAGTGGGTGCCCAGAAAGTGCTGCCTGAATTCCAGCTGGCGGCCTTCCACCATCTTGTTGATGGAAAGGCCCGAGGTATTGGAACTGACGATGGTGCCCGGCCGGCGGTATTTCTCCACCCGGGCCAGGAGGTTTTGCTTGATGTCCAGCCGTTCCACCACCACTTCGATGATCCAGTCCACTTCGGCCAGCCTGTCCAGGTGGTCCTCCAGGTTGCCCGGGGTGATCAGCCCGGCGTTTTCCGGCAGGTAGAGGGGGGCCGGTTTGGCCTTCACCAGTTGTTCAATGGCCTTTGTCGCCAGACGGTTGCGTACCCGGGGGTGTTCCAGGGTCAGGCCCTGTTTGGCTTCCTCCGGGGTGAGTTCCCCGGGTACGATGTCGAGCAGGTAAGTGGGGATGCCTGCGTTGGCCAGGTGTCCGGCTATGGCCGCGCCCATCACGCCGGCGCCCAGCACGGCAGCTTTCCTGATCCTGCGCCGCATAACCTCGCCTCCTTTTTGAAATGAGTGAGCATTCAGTCATATAAAGAATATTCTATTTTTTCTTGCCGGTCAAGGGGTTTTTACAAAAAGGGGAAAAGG
Coding sequences within it:
- a CDS encoding TetR/AcrR family transcriptional regulator; protein product: MARRSGDKYRAIIEAAVKVIAENGYHNAQVSKIAREAGVADGTIYLYFRNKEDVLISLFKVKMGEFIAAVKRELQACAGAAEQLARLIELHFTRLEADRHLATVMQIQLRQSDPTIRQGITEPLRAYSRLIEGVVSRGIETGEFRADLDVRLARQMIFGTMDEVATCWVMSHRPYSLVALAPEVYRLLFRALAAKDG
- a CDS encoding IS607 family transposase, whose product is MPGGQRRYSMDELNRLLQSGQLNDGQEAVVLYARVSTKKQADAGNLDRQIERLRQYARENGFTIRAEFTDVASGLNQKRRGLANVLKLAEQGEYKKLIIEYPDRLARFGYEYIERHLRYCGVEIIAIAEKEPEDVNSELVRDLLAIVTTFSARLYGARGGRRVRQGFRELIVGVERDEKAKKEGNN
- a CDS encoding IS200/IS605 family element transposase accessory protein TnpB produces the protein MKKPKKKATINPDESIKYTVCGEWFPESFPARRSLRWGRGGEDPLATEMRLFCSCQRWAFNRLQEGRSREELKREGQKLFGINSRFCDDAVLKAKAIIESQRGLLALEIEETETKLARARKKLGWAEKDLGKAVEANDPVKIEKAERAVHGRKARVKRLKTKLDELKTHQNNGTIPTVVFGGRSLWKRVCRGRATKEEWRNARQDRLYARGDETKGGNPNIKISYRSGEFALSVTISHLSEQTGTDSRGRPVMTRAPRVEGKLWLPEKHRLKVWELLLLGTPYTVELIRGRDGRYRVHISFAITAPEPVTSPSRGYLGMDTNPDGVALANVNYFGQPEPWPEGFTVPHPKALHKFAGEFQVTVQPNGFLYIKIPELAYSRGYRRTYLIGVLAKVVVDIAKFLGKPIALEDLDFGKDRLDTDRKFNRIAANFPFKKIIEAVMRRAFKEGIGVEPVWPAHTSTIGYYKYMERYGVIVHHAAALVIARRAIGFRECITSELKQKIRVIKEKLNQKVDSLPGEGRGMTRKVKRLFKRLEGKIPIHNGLTRFKQESFYSVWHELMQLVLSSR
- a CDS encoding 3-hydroxyacyl-CoA dehydrogenase/enoyl-CoA hydratase family protein, which translates into the protein MRRRIRKAAVLGAGVMGAAIAGHLANAGIPTYLLDIVPGELTPEEAKQGLTLEHPRVRNRLATKAIEQLVKAKPAPLYLPENAGLITPGNLEDHLDRLAEVDWIIEVVVERLDIKQNLLARVEKYRRPGTIVSSNTSGLSINKMVEGRQLEFRQHFLGTHFFNPPRYMRLLEIIPARDTLPEIVDFMKDFGERVLGKGVVICKDTPNFIANRIGVYGMCATIRAMLDTGLTVEEVDALTGRALLRPKSASFRTLDMVGLDVLAHVARNMYEAVDDPAEKETFTVPDFLKEMVARGWLGDKTGQGFYKKVKGAAGTEIYALDYKTLEYRPRQKVRFPSLETARTAGSPDKQLQALLFDKDKGAQFAWRITKEVLVYAASKLPEIAGDIQSVDEAMKWGFNWDLGPFELWDAIGVPRMVERLKAEGEPVPPVVEELLAAGRTSFYEKREGIRYIFDWRTKESRQEHIPEGVIFLAPLKEQNRVVKSNSGASLIDLGDGVLCLEFHSRANAIGGDIVQMINYAVKEVEQNYEGLVIGNYGRHFSVGANLMLILMEAEDEEWDELDLMIREFQQANMKLKFCSKPVVAAPHSMAVGGGCEVCLHCHRVNAHAETYMGLVEVGVGLLPAGGGCKEMVLRAMERQTPETQIKVGGINTVQPLINRAFETIAMARVSTSGPEAVKLGYLRPTDRITTNRDRVIGDAKNLVLEMARRGFRPPRPATIPAVGTAGYAALQLAIETLRWGNQITEHDARIAKKIAYVLTGGGVTPGTPITEQDLLDLEREAFLSLLGEPKTIERIRHMLATNKPLRN
- a CDS encoding acyl-CoA dehydrogenase family protein codes for the protein MLQKGGAFLLEDIDPQDVFTPEDFTDEHRMIQSTVADFAVNELAPKAEELENQPEGLMRELMQKAGELGLLSADIPEEYGGADLGKVASCLIAENVVAGGSFAVTHSAHTGIGTMPILLFGNEEQKKKYLPRLASGEAIAAYALTEPNAGSDALSIRTRAVLSPDGKHYLLNGEKMFITNGGIADVYITYAKVDGDKFTGFIVERNTPGFSLGQEEKKMGIKGSSTRSLIFEDAKVPVENVLGEIGKGHLIAFNALNIGRFKLGAACVGSCKLAVEHAAKYALQRVQFAQPIARFGLIQHKLAMMAARTYAVESVIYRIAGMLEEALADKKEGPAAVEAISEYAIECSIAKVLASEVLDYVVDEMVQIYGGYGYIQEYPAERFYRDSRINRIFEGTNEVNRLLIPATIARRAMKGQLNFLGAARTLAREILNLRATLPEDDGKPLAAERQMLAMAKKLFLFIGGQAVEKYMDKLAQQQEIMGILADLAIVIYAMESAIVRVLKAHGNGQADKKLLLAQAYVHDTYPLLEKWAREAMCFLFEGDMRQTQLSIVKRMCKHQPVDLIGLRRQIADRVLTAEKYVV
- a CDS encoding acetyl-CoA C-acyltransferase; the protein is MQEAVIVSAVRTAVGKAPRGKLRNTRPEDMAEAVLKEALARIPGLDPAEIDDVIFGCAFPEAEQGMNVTRNIVLKAGLPDSVPGATVNRYCSSGLEAIAIAATRIMAGFAEVYVAGGVESMSLVPMGGNKTMPDPDLMERMPEVYMGMGYTAENVAERYNISREDQDAFALASHRKAIAAINAGKFKDEIVPLTVTERVRQNGKLVENSFVFDTDEGVRPDTSMEALARLRPAFKVGGTVTAGNSSQTSDGAACVVLMSGRKAASLGLKPLAVFRAYAVGGCPPEIMGIGPTVAIPKALKLAGLTKDQIDLFELNEAFASQALACIRILELDPARINVNGGAIALGHPLGCTGAKLTATLLYEMQRRQARYGVVSMCIGGGMGAAGVFERA
- a CDS encoding MerR family DNA-binding transcriptional regulator — protein: MELLTISKAAKKLGVHPNSLRNWEKRGKILSRSFAWRPAPVLYGRTQQAPAVRSVE